ACTTATTTATGAAAAAATATATGATTTCATCAAAGCAAAAATTTTGTTTTAATGTTTTAAAATTAGCAGCTATTTATCAAAAGATTGGGAGTGTTCGTATGAAAAAAATCTGGATACCATTCATGCTAGTGGCATTATTTGTTTTAGCGGGGTGTAATAAGGCTATTCCTGCCAAAGAGGCGGGTGAGCTGTTCGTTGATCGCGTCGTCTATGACGAAGATACGAAAAAATTTACAGAAAACTTTGCGAATGGAGAAGAATTGAATAAAGGCTTTAAAGAAAATGAGGCCAATTTCAAAGATAATTTTACAGCGGGGTTAATCAGTGTCGGCGATGCCGTTTCCAAAGATGAAGCCAATGAATTAACGGAATTATTAAATCATCAAATCAAAGAAGTTACTTCCTATGACGTAAAGGTAAAAGAAGCAGGTAAAATCTCCAATGTGACATATGAAGTGAAGGGTCTAGATTTTGCTGCCATCATGAAGGAAACTTCAAAAGGGATTACGCAAAAAATGATTGCAGATAATAAACTAGCCAACGATCAAAATAAGATTATTGAAGAAACGTTACAGCTGTTAAGAGAAAATATTAAAACAGCTAAAGCCAAAGAAACAGCTGTTCCGATTATGATCGAAATGAAACCTGAAAAAGGAAAGTGGACTATTGTCAGAGGACAAAGAGACCAAATTAATAATTTATACTTTGCCTTTGTAGCGGGTGTTAAAGATCAAGAAACACTGACAAGTGATTGGAATAAAGCGATGGAAGAAGTCGCAAAAGAAGTACAAGCAGAATTGAAATGATCCAATGACCTCTTGTTAAAAAACAAGAGGTCATTTTTAAAACGGGGGATTTTCAGTAAAGATTCCGCAAATTTACTTATTTTTTAAAAGTATGACAAAATTTGAAATAACGCCAAAGAGTGTTTTGTTGTACTTTTTTCCGATTTCATACTATCATTTTAATGTAAACAATTTGAAGGAGGATGAAAAATGAAATTTGCAAAAACAAAAGAAGTATTAAACCAATTAGTGGCAGACTTAAGTCAAATGTCAATGGTTATTCACCAAACTCACTGGTATATGCGAGGACCTGGTTTCTTGACATTACACCCAATGATGGACGATTTCATGGATGATGTGAACGACCAATTAGATGAAATTTCCGAACGCTTAATCACATTAGATGGCGCTCCTTTTTCTACATTGAAGGAAATGGCTGAAAATACTAAAATTCCTGATGAAGTAGGTCGTTGGGACCGTTCAATGGAAGAACGCTTAGCTACTTTGGTTGAAGGTTACCGCTATTTGGCTGACTTATACCAAAAAGGGATTGAAGTATCTGGTGAAGAAGGCGACGATCCAACGCAAGACATCTTCATCGAATTCAAAACAGCAACAGAAAAACGCATTTGGATGATTCAAGCACACTTAGGCAAAGCGCCTGAAATTGATGCTTAATATTTAAATACTATCTAAAAGATTCAGCGATGTATGTCGCTGGATCTTTTTTTGTTTAAAAGAAAAGCTCCTTACTCAAAAAGCAGCTTTTTAAGTGAGGTCTCATCTTGTTTTAAATGAGTGTGTTAGTAAACACTGAAAAATGAATATCACAGATTTTTATCGAAAACGAACTTTTCTTAAATTGCGTTTTTCACTGGATGAAAATGTATGTATCAAAGTTATGGAAAGCGCTTTTAAGAAATATCTATCATAAATTCATAATATTTTTTACTAAAAATTAATATTATTTTGGTATAGACAAAAATTTAAAATTAAAACTAGAATCTGATTTTTATTTCATAGTTATTTTTTGTTTTTTGGTTTAGTTTTTATAAAAAGGTATTTTCAATAAATTTTGATAAAATATATTATTTAATAATGTAATATAACGATTATTATTATGAGTGATTTGATTAAAAAAGACTCATTTTGGTTTGGGCTTTTTGCGACTGTTTTCTTATTTATTATAAGATAATTGTCATTTTAAACGAAAAAAATATAAAAATAGAAGAATTATCGTGCTATTATTTAGACCGTGAAGGAGGTGAATGAAAATGGTGCGGCGCAAAATGAAAATTTTTTTATTATTCACTATTTTGCTTTCTAATTTGATTGCTCCGCAAGTACAGGCAGTTCAAGCAACTTCAACAGATGAAACAAAGGTCACTACAGCCACGAGCGATGAAGGGAACCATGAATTTTCGACTAGCCAAAATGAGATTATCGACTCTGCAGAAAAAGCAATCTCCACAGAGGAGACCAAAGAAACAGCAGTCGGTGAAAAAGAGCCAACAGAAGTCACTACGCAAACCGAAAATAAGGTACAGGAGAAGACGACAAGTAGCAGCGAGCAGGTTGAAAAAAGAACAAATGCGTCTGCAAGACTGGCAGCAAACGAAGCAGAAGTAAGCAATTGGGCGGATTTTGTTAGTGCAATTCGTAATGAAACAATTACTAAAATTACTTTAACAGCAAGTTTTTCGAATCCGAATTTTTCGGATACGACGCTTTCCTCCTATCCCAGAAAAAATGATTTAGAAATCGACGGTAAAGGCAATCGTGTTGATTTTAGAGACTCTTCTATTTATCTGACTACACCGCAAAATGCAATCGGGAACTTTCACATGCACGATATTACATTGAATCAAACCTACGCCACGGCTAACTCAGAAGACATTGTCGGCAATCGTCTTGTATATGGTGCAAATTGGCGATATAGATTTGGGAATATCACCACAGAACCCGGGGTACAACGTTTAGCTCGAGCTCCTTATTCAGAAGTGCGTGTTTATGGCAAGATGAACATCAGTACGCGAGCAGAAAACTTTTATTTGGGCAGTATGATTATGGAAGATGGTACGCAATATGTAGGCACTGTTACTGTTTATGATTATTCCGTCTTTTGGTATAACGTGCCGCCGGTTGCAGGAGCAACAGGTGCGTCTCAAGAATTTACTATCGGCAAGAATTGTCGCGTAGATGTTGGTCAGGTACAAACAGCTGGCCGGACATATCCAGCAGTTTATCTTTACTATAAGGCAATCACAGTCGGGGAAAATAGCGTCTTTAACGTGGATATGCCAGGTAATGCGGTTCGGTTTGACAACGAGGGTTCTGGCATGACGATAAAAAAAGGTGCGATCGTCAACTTGACGAGTAAACAAGTGGCGGGGTCAATTGTCGCGTTTAGTAACAACAATACCTATTTAACTGCAGAACCCGGTAGTTATTTTTATGTAATTGGCACAAGTAATCAGCCGTTAATTAATCTTTCGGCTGACGGCGCGGGAACAGCAAGTGTTGTCCGTTCAGGAAATAGTTTTACTTTAAACAGCCCTGCCCAATATGATTTACGAAATTTGAATGATACACAAACAGCGGTGAGTGTTTCATATCCAAATGTGGCGAACAATAATTTTACTATTTTAGATTCAGATATTGACTTGTGGAATGTTGGGGTACCCGTTTTAGGACCATCTAGTGAAACTTACGCGAAAGTCTCAAGTCTAGTTGTAACGGGTAATGGTACACAAGAAGTGGTGAACACGTCTGACAGTAACTTACAGCAGTTTAAGCAAGCGAAATATCGGCGGATTTCAGGGATGAATCAGAATCCTAAAATTGAATGGACACCGATAACGGATGCAGATAAAACGATTAAAGGGCGAGTGGTAATTGGGGAAGTACCAGATAATAACGGTTTAGTTGATGGGGAAATCAAATATATTCCGGTGTATGCTTCAGAAAATCAAGCGCAAGTTACATTGACAGATACCCACGGAAATGTTCGGGCTAATCTTGCTACTGACGATAACGGTTATATTACGTATACGGATACGAGTGATCCAACACAGTATCAAATAGCTGGCAAAGAGATAACGGGTATCGCTACAAGAGGGCCTTGGGTTACACCAGCAGCGATTGCAACGATAGTTATTGATGCTACACCACCAGAACCCGCTAAGGTGGATAATGCAAACGACATTCAAAGCATTACACCAAAATTAACGGGAACTGGGGAGCCTAACAGCATTATAACATTAACAGTAAATGATCAACCACAAACAATTCCAGCACAAGTTGTTTCAGCTGATGGAAAATGGGAAATAGATTTATCCACTTTAAACCTTGTAAGAGGAGACGTTCTCCAAATATTTTTGCAAGATCAAAGCGGATTAATTACACAACTCAGTGAAGCACAACGACCAAGTACAAACGACAATATTGGGAATATCAATCCTAAAAATGATATGAATTATCGCGATGCAACCTTCAAGGCGGCTACAAAAGTTACGCTGGTAGGCTATTTGTCTTTAGCAACGGTACCGGATTTACTTGAGTTTGGTGCAAATCAAATTTCTAATCAAAGCCAAGCCTACCATCCTACGGTTAGTGGTCAATTGACCATTTCAGATTCAAGGAGCGATGGTAAAAAACCATGGCGTTTAACACTGAAACAGTCAGATACGCTAAAAAATGGAGCAGTTTCATTGGAAGATGACTTAACGTACACTTCTTCACTGGGGGAAAAACAAATTACAACTGCGACTCAAATAGTGGAATCTGGTGAATTTGCCACAGACGGCACCAAAGATATCTCTGAAGCGTGGACAGGAAATCAAGGCTTCAAATTAACTGTTCCTGTCGAAAAACAACGTATCGGCGACTATACAGGAAAACTATCATGGCAGTTAGAAGATGTCCCAGGAAGTTAGGTGAGTAGATGAAACGAGTATTAATAAACGGCGTACTAGCGATATTGCTACTATTCACTGCGGTACCGGTTTTTGCGGCAGAGGCTAACTATGATAGTAATAGCGTTACTTCTTTTTATGGCAAATATGAATATAAAAAAGAAGATACTAACAAGAAGAAGGAAGTAAATTTGACACCTGGTGGCCAAACGACCAATTATGCCAGCACTATACCTACTTATAAGGGCCAGGAAGTGATTATTCCATTGACAGGTGATACTTCTTACCACTTTGCTTCCATTCTTGGGTTAGTACTGTTAGTACTAATTTTTTTCAAGCTAAAGGAGGTCGAGGACACTGAAAAACATTCAAATATTTAGTTTCCTTTGTTTGCTCTCTTTTACGCTAATGCAAGGAGAAGTATTGGCAGCCGATACAGGTACCCATATGAATTACCAAAGTAGTAATGATGTGACCGTTAAACCACTAGATCCACTTTTACCAGACCCTGCAAAACCAGTAACACCAATCGATCCGACTGATCCAAGCGGGCCGGTCGCTGGGACAGGTGGCAGTCTTTCATTAGATTTTGCGTCGGGATTTCAGTTTGGGGAACAGGCAATTTCTACCAAAAATGAAATATATTATGCACAACCGCAAAAATATGTTGATTTTGACGGAGTAGCAAAAAAAGGGCCCAATTATGTGCAAGTAACAGATATTCGTGGCACGGGGGCTGGTTGGAAATTGACTGTTAAACAAGTCGCGCAATTTCAGACAGATGAAGGCCAAGTTCTAAATGGTGCAGAGCTTTCCTTTAGCCAAGGGGAAGTGATTTCAAACCTCGCCACTGACTTGTCGCCGACAGCAGTAACCTCCTTTACACTTCCTATTAATAGTGAAGTGCCTGTTGTTACGGCAAATACAGAAAAAGGTGTTGGGACTTGGCTTTATCGTTTTGGTTCAGATGAAATATCTGGTGGGAAATCGGTTGTATTGCAGGTTCCAGGGAAAACGGTTAAGTACGCTAAAAAGTATCAAACGGCGCTAACTTGGACCTTAAAGGACGTGCCATAAATTTATAAAATTAAAGAGAAATAATAAAAGGAAAATAACTCAAAACGTTAGGAGTAATAGACATGAAAAATATCCGCTTTATGACAGTGGCAGCTCTAGCAGCTTTATCACTTTCGATGGCTGGTGGGTTGGTTTCTCACGCAGCTTCAGTAGCTTATGATTCAAACGGGGTGGTGGAATTTATTCCCAATCCAGATCCCACCAAACCAGTTGATCCCACCAATCCAGATCCTACCAATCCGGTTGAGCCAGTCGATCCAACAGATCCAGACGGTCCAAAACCTGGTACCGATGGCCCATTATCCATTGACTACGCTTCTTCTTTAGACTTTGGGATAAATAAAATTACCAATAGTGATCAAGTGTATTATGCACGGGCACAACAATATAAAGATGGGACAGCCGCAACGCCGAATTATGTACAAATCTCAGATAATCGCGGGAATAACGCCGGCTGGACTTTAAAAGTAAAACAAAATGGTCAATTCAAAGCTGCAAGTGCGTTAAATGATACATTGACTGGTTCAGTAGTGAAGTTAGTGAGCCCGACAGTTGCGAGTAATTCAACTGCGGTTCATCCAACCGCAGCCAGTGTGATTGAATTAAATCCAGATGCCAGCGAAAGTTTGGTTATGTCGGCTAAAGCAGGTGAAGGTGCCGGAACTTATGTTGATCGTTGGGGTAGTGTTGAGACTGTTAAAGAAACAGACAAAGATGGGACACAAGTAGATGCGCAAGTAACCAAAGCTATTACGTTATCTGTGCCAGGTAGCACACCAAAAGATGCGGTAAAATACAGCACGACATTAACATGGAGTTTGTCTGACGTACCAGGAAATTAATAAAAAAGGAGCAATTACAATGAAAAAAATTGGTTATTTATTTCTAACAACAAGTATTTTAGCAGGCGTGGCTCTAAGTGGTACGACAGCTTTAGCAGCCGATGGCGCCAATTATGATTCAAATGGGATTATTACGTTTACACCAAACACAGATCCCACTAATCCCGTTGATCCAATCAATCCAGTAGACCCAGTGGAACCCGTTGATCCAACAGATCCAGCTGGCCCAAATCCAGGAACTGCTGGCCCATTATCGATTGATTATGCTTCAAGTTTAGATTTTGGCTCGCAAAAAATTACGTCTAAAAACGAAGTCTACAAAGCAAAAGCACAAAAATATGTGGACAAAGATGCCGTAGAAAAAACAGGACCTAACTTTGTGCAAGTAACAGACAACCGGGGGACAGAAGCTGGCTGGACGTTACAAATGAAACAAAATAATCAATTTAAAACAGCTGATAATGAAGAATTAACTGGGGCTGAAATTGTTTTTAAAAACGGCCATGTCGTAACGGCTTCTGATTCAGCAGCGCCTACCGGTCAAGCGACTATTATTGCTGATCCAAGTGGTGCTTTGCAAGATGTAATGTCTGCAACAGCAGGGCAAGGTGCCGGGACCTACTTACTAGATTGGGGTACAGATGCTACCACAGCAGCAGAAAGTATTGAATTAAGCGTACCGGGGGCAACAACGAAATACGCTAAAAAATATACAACCACCTTTACTTGGGTGTTAACTGACGCACCAGGAAATTAAGTTTTAAGACATGGGAAATAGAATAAAAAATTAAAATAAGACAAAATACCCGGACAATAGTAGATAAACGTGCTAAAAACGCTGTTTATGGCGTGATTTTTAGCATAGAGAAATGTCTCAATTGTTCGGGTAATCTGTTTTAATTACTAACTATTTTTTCATTGAAAGGATTATAGAAATGAAGGTAAAAAAAATAATCATGTTGCTAGCAGCCGTTTTTTGCTGTTTGTTATTACCACAGCCGAGTTTTGCCTCGGAGTTTAACTTTGCTGTGACACCAAAGACTTCTGCTAATCAAATTGATAAGACAAAGACGTATTTTGATTTATTGTTGGCACCAAACCAAGCAGATGAATTGTCCGTTGCATTACGCAATGACACGGAACAAAAAGTAATCGTAGAAGCTCAAATCAATAGTGCCACTACTAATGGCAATGGGGTTGTTGAATACAGCCAAAATGAGATTAAAGCAGATGAGACGCTGCAATATAATATTAAAGACTTTGTAAAAGCACCAAGTGAGGTTAGCTTGGCGCCTCATTCAGCAGCGGAATATAAAATTAAAATACAGATGCCCAATGAGAAATTTTCTGGTGTAATTGCCGGGGGCATCACGTTTAAAGAAAAAGCCGCAAAGACAGATAATTCCACTGCCAAGCAAGAAGATAAAGGCTTAGCAATTAAAAATGAGTATTCCTATGTTGTGGCGTTATTGATGCGCCAAACTACAGATAATGGCGCGCCGAACTTGAAACTAACGAAGGTCGCCGCAGATCAGCGCAATGCACGAAATGTCATTCAAGGGAATTTACAAAATCCTAATCCTACCTATTTAAATCAATTAGCGACAAAAACAACGATTAGCAAAAAAGGCAGTGATACAGCACTTTATACGTCAGAAAAAAAAGGCATGCAAATGGCACCAAATTCCAATTTTGATTTAGCTGTAGCATTAAATGGTGAAGCTTTAAAAGCCGGTAAGTATACCATGAAAATCGAAGCCTATGGGCAGCAAGATGAAAAAGGACAGTTTAAATTTATTGGAGATGGTCATAAAGAAACCAATTATCACTACCATTGGTCATTGTCAAAAGACTTTGAAATTAAAGCTGAAGTAGCCAAAAAATTA
The DNA window shown above is from Enterococcus montenegrensis and carries:
- a CDS encoding DUF5105 domain-containing protein, which produces MKKIWIPFMLVALFVLAGCNKAIPAKEAGELFVDRVVYDEDTKKFTENFANGEELNKGFKENEANFKDNFTAGLISVGDAVSKDEANELTELLNHQIKEVTSYDVKVKEAGKISNVTYEVKGLDFAAIMKETSKGITQKMIADNKLANDQNKIIEETLQLLRENIKTAKAKETAVPIMIEMKPEKGKWTIVRGQRDQINNLYFAFVAGVKDQETLTSDWNKAMEEVAKEVQAELK
- a CDS encoding Dps family protein, encoding MKFAKTKEVLNQLVADLSQMSMVIHQTHWYMRGPGFLTLHPMMDDFMDDVNDQLDEISERLITLDGAPFSTLKEMAENTKIPDEVGRWDRSMEERLATLVEGYRYLADLYQKGIEVSGEEGDDPTQDIFIEFKTATEKRIWMIQAHLGKAPEIDA
- a CDS encoding pectate lyase-like adhesive domain-containing protein, giving the protein MVRRKMKIFLLFTILLSNLIAPQVQAVQATSTDETKVTTATSDEGNHEFSTSQNEIIDSAEKAISTEETKETAVGEKEPTEVTTQTENKVQEKTTSSSEQVEKRTNASARLAANEAEVSNWADFVSAIRNETITKITLTASFSNPNFSDTTLSSYPRKNDLEIDGKGNRVDFRDSSIYLTTPQNAIGNFHMHDITLNQTYATANSEDIVGNRLVYGANWRYRFGNITTEPGVQRLARAPYSEVRVYGKMNISTRAENFYLGSMIMEDGTQYVGTVTVYDYSVFWYNVPPVAGATGASQEFTIGKNCRVDVGQVQTAGRTYPAVYLYYKAITVGENSVFNVDMPGNAVRFDNEGSGMTIKKGAIVNLTSKQVAGSIVAFSNNNTYLTAEPGSYFYVIGTSNQPLINLSADGAGTASVVRSGNSFTLNSPAQYDLRNLNDTQTAVSVSYPNVANNNFTILDSDIDLWNVGVPVLGPSSETYAKVSSLVVTGNGTQEVVNTSDSNLQQFKQAKYRRISGMNQNPKIEWTPITDADKTIKGRVVIGEVPDNNGLVDGEIKYIPVYASENQAQVTLTDTHGNVRANLATDDNGYITYTDTSDPTQYQIAGKEITGIATRGPWVTPAAIATIVIDATPPEPAKVDNANDIQSITPKLTGTGEPNSIITLTVNDQPQTIPAQVVSADGKWEIDLSTLNLVRGDVLQIFLQDQSGLITQLSEAQRPSTNDNIGNINPKNDMNYRDATFKAATKVTLVGYLSLATVPDLLEFGANQISNQSQAYHPTVSGQLTISDSRSDGKKPWRLTLKQSDTLKNGAVSLEDDLTYTSSLGEKQITTATQIVESGEFATDGTKDISEAWTGNQGFKLTVPVEKQRIGDYTGKLSWQLEDVPGS
- a CDS encoding LPXTG cell wall anchor domain-containing protein yields the protein MKRVLINGVLAILLLFTAVPVFAAEANYDSNSVTSFYGKYEYKKEDTNKKKEVNLTPGGQTTNYASTIPTYKGQEVIIPLTGDTSYHFASILGLVLLVLIFFKLKEVEDTEKHSNI
- a CDS encoding WxL domain-containing protein, producing MQGEVLAADTGTHMNYQSSNDVTVKPLDPLLPDPAKPVTPIDPTDPSGPVAGTGGSLSLDFASGFQFGEQAISTKNEIYYAQPQKYVDFDGVAKKGPNYVQVTDIRGTGAGWKLTVKQVAQFQTDEGQVLNGAELSFSQGEVISNLATDLSPTAVTSFTLPINSEVPVVTANTEKGVGTWLYRFGSDEISGGKSVVLQVPGKTVKYAKKYQTALTWTLKDVP
- a CDS encoding WxL domain-containing protein, with protein sequence MKNIRFMTVAALAALSLSMAGGLVSHAASVAYDSNGVVEFIPNPDPTKPVDPTNPDPTNPVEPVDPTDPDGPKPGTDGPLSIDYASSLDFGINKITNSDQVYYARAQQYKDGTAATPNYVQISDNRGNNAGWTLKVKQNGQFKAASALNDTLTGSVVKLVSPTVASNSTAVHPTAASVIELNPDASESLVMSAKAGEGAGTYVDRWGSVETVKETDKDGTQVDAQVTKAITLSVPGSTPKDAVKYSTTLTWSLSDVPGN
- a CDS encoding WxL domain-containing protein, which codes for MKKIGYLFLTTSILAGVALSGTTALAADGANYDSNGIITFTPNTDPTNPVDPINPVDPVEPVDPTDPAGPNPGTAGPLSIDYASSLDFGSQKITSKNEVYKAKAQKYVDKDAVEKTGPNFVQVTDNRGTEAGWTLQMKQNNQFKTADNEELTGAEIVFKNGHVVTASDSAAPTGQATIIADPSGALQDVMSATAGQGAGTYLLDWGTDATTAAESIELSVPGATTKYAKKYTTTFTWVLTDAPGN
- a CDS encoding DUF916 and DUF3324 domain-containing protein; translation: MKVKKIIMLLAAVFCCLLLPQPSFASEFNFAVTPKTSANQIDKTKTYFDLLLAPNQADELSVALRNDTEQKVIVEAQINSATTNGNGVVEYSQNEIKADETLQYNIKDFVKAPSEVSLAPHSAAEYKIKIQMPNEKFSGVIAGGITFKEKAAKTDNSTAKQEDKGLAIKNEYSYVVALLMRQTTDNGAPNLKLTKVAADQRNARNVIQGNLQNPNPTYLNQLATKTTISKKGSDTALYTSEKKGMQMAPNSNFDLAVALNGEALKAGKYTMKIEAYGQQDEKGQFKFIGDGHKETNYHYHWSLSKDFEIKAEVAKKLNDSDVTIKKDYTWVYILIGILLLLLLILFFIIWRRKKNKADDEAKSSN